A genome region from Nocardiopsis exhalans includes the following:
- a CDS encoding prolyl oligopeptidase family serine peptidase: MPDSTLPVPLVPTLDNALTEWERHGRPGLPRNGFTLSRPPGRRRQGIYRADSGAPVLEPDGHLLRMDPSPDGRSICVQLAERADEDAVLGLVDTATGALRLYPEFRCRYDPVLWDSDSSGAALVAGRSHRLVRIDARTGETTASDVSPDARLRLFPGGRRGLLARSSPGSPSRLIDRDTGAEIAAFAAIVRVLSAGEHVVVDDGSRLQGIDPGSGAQRWCWDDPDLRVTSFAASGQEVVAVGVRAGRSVIVRLVEGSVEAEREVAYRGSPAVATGVSADGGRFHTLIEGPVLPPRVVPAEELLSDPTAAARAQPLARAHPVRTGPARTERYVFTAGDGSRVPVLVTSRTGAEGPAPLILTCYGGFGVPSLPVFEPTVPAWVENGGRYAVAQVRGGGEHGPAWRRAGHGLAKERGIEDLSAIARGLVEAGLTRPDLLVLAGASHGGVLVTSCALGAPDLCAGVVSTAAPLDLLNLGAHPLGQRWAGEFGASDTPEAIEHLRRISPLHRARALTPGTALPRFLGIVLAEDSRVAADDTLAVADALRRAGGSAAVWRAPETGHGGNHLDSLHRLGATVLSFAAAATGTAGKAPSTT, translated from the coding sequence ATGCCCGACTCCACCCTCCCCGTACCCCTTGTCCCTACCCTCGACAACGCGCTCACCGAGTGGGAGCGGCACGGCCGCCCCGGCCTGCCGCGGAACGGGTTCACCCTCAGCCGACCGCCCGGACGCCGACGTCAGGGGATCTACCGGGCGGACAGCGGGGCGCCGGTGCTCGAACCCGACGGGCACCTCCTGCGCATGGATCCTTCGCCTGACGGGCGGAGCATCTGCGTCCAACTGGCCGAACGTGCTGACGAGGACGCCGTGCTGGGGCTGGTCGACACCGCGACCGGAGCCCTGCGGCTCTACCCGGAGTTTCGCTGCCGCTACGACCCCGTGCTCTGGGACTCGGACTCCTCCGGTGCCGCACTGGTGGCGGGCCGCTCCCACCGCCTGGTCCGCATCGACGCGCGGACCGGGGAGACGACGGCCTCGGACGTGTCCCCGGACGCCCGGCTCAGACTCTTTCCCGGAGGGCGCCGCGGTCTGCTCGCCCGGAGCAGCCCCGGTAGCCCCAGCCGTCTCATCGACCGGGACACCGGTGCCGAAATCGCCGCGTTCGCCGCCATCGTCCGGGTCCTGTCGGCGGGTGAGCACGTCGTCGTCGACGACGGCAGCCGCCTTCAGGGGATCGACCCGGGCAGCGGTGCCCAGAGGTGGTGCTGGGACGATCCGGACCTGCGGGTCACCTCCTTCGCCGCCAGCGGTCAGGAGGTCGTCGCCGTCGGTGTGCGCGCGGGCCGCAGCGTCATCGTGCGGCTCGTCGAGGGTTCGGTGGAGGCCGAACGCGAGGTCGCCTATCGGGGGTCCCCGGCTGTCGCCACCGGGGTGAGCGCTGACGGCGGCCGCTTCCACACCCTCATCGAAGGTCCGGTCCTGCCCCCACGGGTCGTGCCCGCCGAGGAACTGCTGTCGGATCCGACCGCAGCCGCCCGCGCACAGCCCCTGGCGCGCGCCCATCCGGTCCGTACCGGCCCGGCCCGCACCGAACGGTACGTCTTCACCGCCGGGGACGGCTCGCGCGTCCCCGTCCTGGTCACCTCGCGGACCGGCGCCGAGGGACCCGCACCGCTGATCCTCACCTGCTACGGCGGCTTCGGCGTACCGAGTCTGCCGGTGTTCGAACCGACCGTGCCGGCGTGGGTCGAGAACGGCGGCCGGTACGCCGTCGCCCAGGTGCGGGGAGGCGGCGAGCACGGTCCCGCCTGGCGGCGGGCCGGGCACGGCCTCGCCAAGGAGCGCGGCATCGAGGACCTCTCCGCCATCGCACGCGGCCTCGTCGAGGCCGGGCTCACCCGACCCGACCTGCTCGTCCTGGCAGGCGCCTCGCACGGCGGTGTCCTGGTCACCAGCTGCGCCCTGGGCGCTCCGGACCTGTGCGCCGGCGTCGTCAGCACCGCGGCGCCGCTCGACCTGCTCAACCTCGGGGCCCACCCGCTCGGACAGCGCTGGGCTGGCGAGTTCGGAGCCTCGGACACCCCCGAGGCGATCGAACACCTGCGCCGGATATCACCGCTGCACCGGGCCAGGGCGCTCACCCCCGGCACCGCGCTTCCCCGCTTCCTGGGCATCGTGTTGGCGGAGGACTCCCGAGTGGCCGCGGACGACACCCTGGCGGTGGCCGACGCGCTGCGCCGGGCCGGAGGCAGCGCCGCCGTGTGGCGCGCACCGGAGACCGGGCACGGCGGCAACCACCTCGACAGTCTGCACCGCCTCGGGGCCACCGTCCTCAGTTTCGCCGCCGCGGCCACCGGGACCGCGGGGAAGGCTCCATCGACCACGTAG
- the amiA gene encoding streptamidine family RiPP translates to MDNQIVAEVEETEQLAHLSASHSNALVENPFDVVAEIEETEQLAHLSSTHSNALVENPFD, encoded by the coding sequence ATGGACAACCAGATCGTCGCCGAGGTCGAAGAGACCGAGCAGCTCGCCCACCTGTCCGCCTCCCACTCCAACGCCCTCGTCGAGAACCCCTTCGACGTCGTCGCCGAGATCGAGGAGACCGAGCAGCTCGCCCACCTCTCCTCCACCCACTCCAACGCCCTCGTCGAGAACCCCTTCGACTAA
- a CDS encoding CocE/NonD family hydrolase has protein sequence MTVEPGREHLCRGGDGAVLRGRVWECASPAGLVVIRTPYDVDQHAGTARSWNARGYHCLVQDVRGRYRSTGAWAPYSHEEDDGGRVLAQVTEEYEGLPLVLFGASYAAHTALEAARAATGDHAPTVSAIIALVPALGLAETAWDHEDSPQILHRIGWWHEHGRHRRSQPPLSAAELDRRVAQAHSRGVVEAAGDWGWSPATLAGWRRLWSAERVDLASRYGRIDAPLLVVSGDDDFFDHDARRLAREWGAPSHFASGPWGHGLVGAVTDRALRARISAAGGLAHIIDPWLAAQGLPGSAAEWTGILTAASTSRTRSILDSASEAWRHERTSP, from the coding sequence ATGACTGTGGAACCCGGACGCGAACACCTCTGCCGGGGCGGGGACGGCGCAGTACTGCGCGGGCGCGTGTGGGAATGCGCGAGCCCGGCGGGCCTCGTGGTGATCCGCACCCCCTACGACGTGGACCAGCACGCGGGGACCGCACGCTCATGGAACGCCCGCGGCTACCACTGCCTTGTCCAGGACGTGCGCGGACGGTACCGGTCAACGGGAGCGTGGGCCCCCTACTCCCATGAGGAGGACGACGGCGGCCGGGTGCTCGCTCAAGTGACCGAGGAATACGAAGGGCTGCCGCTGGTCCTCTTCGGTGCCTCGTACGCCGCCCACACCGCTTTGGAAGCCGCTCGGGCCGCGACCGGTGACCATGCGCCCACGGTCTCGGCGATCATCGCCCTCGTCCCCGCTCTCGGGCTGGCCGAGACCGCGTGGGACCACGAGGACTCCCCACAGATCCTGCACCGGATCGGATGGTGGCACGAACACGGGCGCCACCGGCGCTCCCAGCCCCCGCTGTCCGCGGCCGAGCTCGACCGGCGCGTCGCACAGGCGCACAGCCGGGGCGTGGTCGAGGCCGCCGGGGACTGGGGCTGGTCGCCAGCGACGTTGGCTGGCTGGCGACGGCTGTGGAGCGCTGAGCGTGTGGACCTGGCGTCGCGCTACGGCCGCATCGACGCGCCGTTGCTGGTGGTCAGCGGCGATGACGACTTCTTCGACCATGACGCCCGGCGACTCGCGCGCGAATGGGGCGCCCCGAGCCACTTCGCCAGCGGCCCGTGGGGACACGGTCTGGTCGGCGCCGTCACCGACCGGGCCCTGCGGGCCCGCATCTCGGCCGCGGGCGGACTGGCCCACATCATCGATCCATGGCTGGCAGCCCAAGGACTGCCCGGCTCCGCGGCGGAATGGACCGGGATCCTCACGGCCGCGTCCACGTCCCGCACCCGGTCGATCCTCGATTCCGCGTCAGAGGCCTGGCGCCACGAAAGGACCTCACCTTGA
- a CDS encoding YcaO-like family protein, whose protein sequence is MSTTTTGRPRPSATETVTAGAGHPLPVESLVDPECGIIRSVRAVSHPAGAPASYTGLTAAVADARQLGEWPADRVSLGTTFGDVEQARIAAIAEGVERYCGNWLPAELPHDELRIGTRAELLAAGRRPIALDDLPRCAPWQYGRDGFPYQPLTEDTPTLWTRCDDREGSEVWMPASLVYLNWRQSRFRHLPRVHHLNYAGIATGQGADDARDRGVMEVIERDALELWWHLDGPTFGIDPASVPGLADDLRGSSLEVSLAVMPSEFAPAVAALVHDGERGLYAAGFSAALDPVRAARKAVLEAVHTWVYTQGCTTADGWVFRAVEQGLMARGLYLDFRADAGYLDTAGPQFEHVVDLGAHVQVWLDPRVHGEARRFTEPELGIRPISEVAPVSMDEVYRRLDERGHRVITRDLTTRDVRRTSLRVVRSFVTGLVPNAPAAFAYLGMPRFEQAALERGWRTSWDGSPADLTLLPPPHM, encoded by the coding sequence TTGAGCACCACCACAACCGGGCGACCCCGCCCGAGTGCCACCGAAACCGTTACGGCAGGGGCCGGTCACCCCCTGCCCGTGGAGTCGCTGGTCGACCCCGAGTGCGGAATCATCCGCTCCGTGCGGGCCGTGTCACACCCCGCCGGAGCCCCCGCCTCCTACACGGGGCTGACGGCGGCCGTCGCCGACGCCCGGCAGCTCGGCGAGTGGCCGGCCGACCGCGTCTCGCTGGGCACGACGTTCGGTGACGTCGAGCAGGCCCGGATCGCCGCGATCGCCGAAGGGGTCGAGCGCTACTGCGGGAACTGGCTCCCCGCCGAGCTCCCCCACGACGAACTGCGCATCGGAACCCGTGCGGAACTGCTGGCCGCGGGCCGTCGCCCGATCGCCTTGGACGACCTGCCCCGGTGCGCTCCATGGCAGTACGGCCGCGACGGGTTCCCCTACCAGCCCCTCACCGAGGACACCCCCACCCTCTGGACCCGCTGCGATGACCGCGAGGGCTCCGAGGTGTGGATGCCGGCCTCGCTGGTCTACCTCAACTGGCGGCAGTCGCGCTTTCGGCACCTGCCGCGCGTGCACCACCTGAACTACGCCGGGATCGCCACCGGCCAGGGGGCCGACGACGCGAGGGACCGCGGGGTCATGGAGGTCATCGAACGCGACGCCCTCGAACTGTGGTGGCACCTGGACGGGCCGACCTTCGGTATCGACCCCGCGAGCGTTCCCGGGCTCGCCGACGACCTGCGCGGCAGTTCCCTGGAGGTGTCCCTGGCGGTCATGCCCTCGGAGTTCGCCCCCGCCGTGGCCGCGCTCGTGCACGATGGGGAGCGCGGCCTGTACGCGGCGGGGTTCTCCGCCGCGCTCGACCCGGTCAGGGCCGCCCGCAAGGCCGTGCTCGAAGCCGTCCACACCTGGGTCTACACCCAGGGCTGCACCACCGCCGACGGGTGGGTCTTCCGTGCCGTGGAACAGGGCCTGATGGCCCGCGGCCTCTACCTCGACTTCCGTGCCGACGCCGGCTACCTCGACACCGCCGGCCCCCAGTTCGAGCACGTCGTCGACCTGGGCGCGCACGTGCAGGTCTGGCTCGACCCCCGCGTCCACGGCGAGGCCCGGCGCTTCACCGAACCCGAACTGGGCATCCGTCCGATCAGCGAGGTCGCGCCCGTGTCCATGGACGAGGTCTACCGGCGGCTGGACGAGCGCGGGCACCGCGTCATCACCCGTGACCTGACGACGCGCGACGTGCGCCGCACCTCGCTGCGGGTGGTGCGCAGCTTCGTCACGGGGCTCGTCCCCAACGCCCCCGCGGCCTTCGCCTACCTCGGCATGCCGCGTTTTGAGCAGGCGGCCCTCGAACGGGGGTGGCGCACCTCCTGGGACGGGAGCCCCGCGGACCTCACCCTCCTCCCGCCCCCGCACATGTGA
- a CDS encoding ABC transporter ATP-binding protein/permease yields the protein MMIVPLLWREATRFPAALTRSVALLVLVFLTHVGQAVAIAWSMSAVLHGQAREVLLALSLILGIALLRLVLSLAQASAAASLGGLVRQAVRRRAMEAALVPERLHDTGARDGSMRASLGDGVDGIDAYVSKYVPAIVQLLLTCPVVVVALLWLSPWAGLCVAVGVVFALVGPLAWKRMMARRGLDHWDSYEALSADLLESLRGMATLRTLGDVSGTRARLDHRSEALRRATERVMRGSLGETSVTDAAVQGGAVAAAAVAITHAVTGQAPALEVYLILLLSSEAFRPIRDLSRHWHAGFLGLTAIPGLKRIGAFTEPGGPAAEHAAATAAPGTGDDQAGEVRPADELRVRGLSFGYPDAAGDVIHDLDLTARRGSLTAIVGESGAGKSTLFDLLLGFLNPRTGSIELDGRPLRARDIAVVSQRPVLFAGTIRDNLAVTGATAEADLVRACRDAGVLDEIQRFPGGFDTEVTEAGTSLSGGQRQRLALARALLARRPVLLVDEPTSALDADRSAGVIDTLHRVARDRVVLMISHRSETLTEVPDVFSLDSGHLHRST from the coding sequence ATGATGATCGTCCCCCTGCTGTGGCGGGAGGCGACCCGATTCCCCGCTGCCCTGACCCGCAGCGTGGCCCTGCTCGTTCTCGTCTTCCTCACCCACGTCGGACAGGCCGTGGCGATCGCCTGGTCGATGTCGGCCGTCCTGCACGGCCAGGCCCGGGAGGTACTCCTGGCGCTGTCGCTGATCCTGGGGATCGCGCTGCTGCGCCTGGTGCTCTCCCTGGCCCAGGCGTCGGCCGCCGCGTCCCTGGGCGGCCTGGTCAGGCAGGCGGTGCGCCGCCGTGCGATGGAGGCCGCGCTCGTACCCGAGCGGCTGCACGACACGGGCGCCCGGGACGGCTCGATGCGGGCCAGCCTCGGTGACGGGGTCGACGGGATCGACGCCTACGTCTCCAAGTACGTTCCAGCGATCGTGCAACTGCTCCTCACCTGCCCCGTCGTCGTGGTCGCCCTGCTGTGGCTCTCCCCCTGGGCGGGCCTGTGTGTGGCCGTCGGGGTGGTGTTCGCCCTGGTGGGGCCGCTGGCCTGGAAACGGATGATGGCCCGGCGCGGACTCGACCACTGGGACAGCTACGAGGCGCTCAGCGCCGACCTGCTCGAATCCCTGCGCGGCATGGCCACCCTGCGCACGCTCGGCGACGTGTCCGGAACCCGGGCGCGGCTGGACCACCGCTCGGAGGCGCTGCGCAGGGCCACCGAACGCGTGATGCGCGGATCCCTGGGCGAGACCTCGGTCACCGACGCCGCCGTCCAGGGGGGCGCGGTCGCCGCGGCCGCCGTCGCCATCACCCACGCGGTCACCGGCCAGGCCCCGGCGCTGGAGGTCTACCTGATCCTCCTGCTCTCCTCCGAGGCGTTCCGCCCCATCCGGGACCTGTCCCGGCACTGGCACGCCGGGTTCCTCGGCCTGACCGCGATCCCCGGCCTGAAACGGATCGGGGCCTTCACCGAACCGGGCGGCCCCGCGGCCGAGCACGCCGCCGCCACCGCCGCTCCCGGCACCGGGGACGATCAGGCCGGCGAGGTACGTCCGGCGGACGAACTACGGGTGAGGGGCCTGAGCTTCGGCTACCCCGACGCCGCGGGCGACGTCATCCACGACCTCGACCTGACCGCCCGGCGGGGCTCGCTCACCGCGATCGTCGGAGAGTCCGGAGCCGGGAAGTCCACCCTCTTCGACCTCCTCCTGGGTTTCCTCAACCCGCGTACCGGAAGCATCGAACTCGACGGGCGGCCGCTGCGCGCCCGCGACATCGCCGTGGTCTCCCAGCGGCCCGTGCTCTTCGCCGGGACCATCCGCGACAACCTCGCGGTCACCGGGGCCACCGCGGAAGCGGACCTGGTCCGGGCCTGCCGCGACGCGGGCGTCCTCGACGAGATCCAGCGCTTCCCGGGCGGCTTCGACACCGAGGTCACCGAAGCCGGGACCAGCCTCTCCGGCGGCCAGCGCCAGCGTCTGGCCCTGGCCCGCGCACTGCTGGCACGGCGCCCGGTCCTGCTCGTGGACGAGCCGACGAGCGCGTTGGACGCCGACCGCTCCGCGGGCGTCATCGACACCCTGCACCGTGTGGCGCGCGACCGCGTCGTCCTCATGATCAGTCACCGCTCCGAGACGCTCACCGAGGTTCCCGACGTGTTCAGCCTCGACTCCGGACACCTGCACAGGAGCACCTAG
- a CDS encoding ABC transporter ATP-binding protein encodes MNTLSAFRAFRELLPVLRPEWRGMVWSYLLGTTSALALAALTVLTAWAVGHAVVERTPPGPVWWTLVLGLVLLRVLLTWREMDVSHALAYRVLARLRMALFDAYARSVPGRRREHSGRAAAVAMDDIEKLEFFYAHTLAQLGASLTLFAASLVTASLLLPEAALVMFLGAAVVASSALYWARAARRLGEREQRERSDLSAHIVDALGALREVLAYGLAPRVIAQTSDATARATALARRRELLSQLVTALRELILTGVVIGVIATSAAAAGVLSEGAPVRLAPAELPALVALALAGIAAVVDATDTLTRLHPLVSGAERVGAGINRPPVVSLPREPRRLPEGPLGLRFREVSFSYEGRQPTLTSWSAELAPGEHVGLVGPSGAGKSTVIALAARLWDPSAGAVELVTADGTGVPVAELDEGALRGAVALVDQDAMLFHGSVRDNLLRGCGPRSDGELTDLLERVEANGWIGLDDELGEGGVRLSGGQRARLCLARALARRPRVLLVDEVTASLDPATERLVSDVIAEFHGTVLIASHRAETLARLGRVVDVSAAPQAARR; translated from the coding sequence GTGAACACCCTTTCCGCGTTCCGGGCCTTCCGTGAACTGCTGCCCGTCCTGCGCCCCGAGTGGCGGGGGATGGTCTGGAGCTACCTGCTCGGCACCACGAGCGCGCTCGCCCTGGCCGCGCTGACCGTCCTCACCGCGTGGGCGGTCGGCCACGCCGTCGTGGAGCGCACACCGCCGGGCCCGGTGTGGTGGACCCTGGTCCTGGGACTCGTGCTCCTGCGCGTACTCCTGACCTGGCGGGAGATGGACGTCTCCCACGCTCTGGCCTACCGTGTGCTGGCCCGGCTGAGGATGGCGCTGTTCGACGCCTACGCGCGCAGCGTCCCCGGCCGGCGCCGGGAGCACTCCGGCCGCGCCGCGGCCGTCGCGATGGACGACATCGAAAAGCTCGAGTTCTTCTACGCCCACACTCTCGCCCAGCTCGGCGCCTCGCTCACCCTGTTCGCCGCGTCCCTGGTCACGGCGTCCCTGCTGCTGCCCGAAGCCGCACTCGTCATGTTCCTGGGCGCCGCCGTCGTGGCGAGCAGCGCACTGTACTGGGCGCGGGCCGCCCGGCGGCTGGGCGAGCGGGAGCAGCGGGAGCGCTCCGACCTGTCCGCGCACATCGTGGACGCGCTGGGCGCCCTGCGCGAGGTACTCGCCTACGGGCTCGCGCCCCGCGTCATCGCCCAGACCAGCGACGCCACCGCCCGCGCCACCGCCCTCGCGCGACGGCGCGAACTGCTGTCACAGCTGGTCACCGCCCTAAGGGAACTCATCCTCACCGGCGTGGTCATCGGGGTCATCGCCACCAGCGCCGCCGCGGCGGGCGTGCTCTCCGAGGGCGCACCGGTGCGGCTGGCACCCGCGGAACTGCCCGCGCTGGTCGCCCTGGCCCTGGCCGGCATCGCCGCGGTCGTGGACGCGACCGACACCCTCACCCGGCTCCACCCGCTCGTCTCCGGTGCCGAACGCGTCGGCGCCGGGATCAACCGCCCCCCGGTCGTCTCCCTCCCCCGGGAACCGAGGCGGCTGCCCGAGGGGCCGCTGGGCCTGAGGTTCCGGGAGGTGTCCTTCTCCTATGAGGGCCGACAGCCCACCCTCACCTCCTGGTCCGCCGAACTCGCCCCGGGCGAGCACGTCGGGCTCGTCGGACCCTCCGGCGCGGGCAAGAGCACCGTCATCGCCCTGGCGGCCCGGCTCTGGGATCCTTCTGCGGGCGCCGTCGAGCTCGTCACGGCCGACGGCACGGGCGTGCCCGTCGCCGAACTGGACGAGGGGGCGCTGCGGGGCGCGGTGGCCCTGGTCGACCAGGACGCGATGCTCTTCCACGGCAGCGTCCGCGACAACCTGCTGCGCGGCTGCGGGCCGCGATCCGACGGTGAGCTGACCGACCTGCTCGAACGCGTCGAGGCGAACGGCTGGATCGGCCTCGACGACGAACTCGGCGAGGGCGGCGTGCGGCTGTCCGGCGGGCAGCGGGCCCGCCTGTGCCTGGCCCGCGCCCTCGCCCGCCGGCCGCGCGTCCTGCTCGTGGACGAGGTGACCGCCAGCCTCGACCCGGCCACCGAACGGCTGGTCTCCGACGTCATCGCCGAATTCCACGGCACCGTCCTCATCGCCTCCCACCGGGCCGAGACCCTGGCCCGGCTCGGACGCGTGGTCGACGTGAGCGCGGCCCCGCAGGCCGCTCGCAGGTGA
- a CDS encoding aldo/keto reductase yields the protein MTAAPALALLIAGGLTGCALWPGPVGGGAAVDLRVGDGGEAVSDEEMDQVVGVLRQRIAAMGQGRPDITPGDGAVTVELPPDMDPAEAIDLMERPGAVTIHQVVDGADETVEDPTGVEMTLPDPDSPVQLQLGPARIDNDGIDSAEPELDTSGSQWEVHLTFTSAGAESWTGVTGEAACSQEGSHQRRIAIVVDEEVVSGPEIAPGMAREAGIDFVDHADIYGPAVHACERRFAEAMRLTPSERDSLTIQAKAGIMPEGPYFDHSYEHITASVEGSLRALDTDRLAERYGVPPVAVATAWITRHPARMQVVLGITTPERVSGAALGSDLALTRPEWYELTRAVGHRIP from the coding sequence ATGACCGCGGCCCCGGCCCTCGCCCTTCTCATCGCCGGCGGATTGACCGGCTGTGCCCTGTGGCCCGGGCCGGTCGGCGGCGGCGCGGCGGTCGACCTGCGTGTCGGGGACGGCGGCGAAGCGGTGTCTGACGAGGAGATGGATCAGGTCGTCGGGGTTCTGCGGCAGCGCATCGCCGCAATGGGGCAGGGCCGACCGGACATCACCCCCGGGGACGGGGCCGTCACCGTTGAACTGCCACCCGACATGGACCCCGCTGAGGCGATCGACCTCATGGAACGGCCGGGGGCGGTGACGATCCACCAGGTGGTGGACGGGGCCGATGAGACGGTCGAAGACCCCACCGGTGTCGAGATGACCCTGCCCGACCCGGACTCTCCTGTTCAGCTGCAGCTCGGCCCGGCGCGGATCGACAACGACGGGATCGACTCTGCCGAACCCGAGTTGGACACCTCTGGTTCCCAGTGGGAAGTGCACCTCACCTTCACCAGCGCGGGTGCTGAGTCCTGGACCGGGGTGACCGGTGAGGCGGCGTGCTCCCAGGAGGGCTCCCACCAGCGCCGTATCGCGATCGTGGTGGACGAGGAGGTGGTCTCCGGTCCGGAGATCGCCCCTGGCATGGCCCGCGAGGCGGGCATCGACTTCGTCGACCACGCCGACATCTACGGACCCGCGGTCCACGCCTGTGAGCGCCGGTTCGCCGAGGCGATGCGCCTGACCCCGAGCGAACGCGACTCCCTCACCATCCAGGCCAAGGCGGGCATCATGCCCGAGGGCCCCTACTTCGACCACTCCTACGAGCACATCACGGCCTCGGTCGAGGGCTCCCTGCGCGCTCTGGACACCGACCGCCTCGCCGAGCGGTACGGGGTGCCGCCCGTCGCCGTGGCCACCGCCTGGATCACCCGGCACCCGGCCCGGATGCAGGTGGTGCTCGGCATCACCACCCCCGAACGGGTCAGCGGCGCGGCCCTGGGCTCGGACCTGGCCCTGACCCGTCCCGAGTGGTACGAGCTGACCCGGGCGGTGGGCCACCGCATCCCCTGA
- the mgtE gene encoding magnesium transporter — MPSPEGNDPVHTMLTERLRKRELTRAKEALADLTADEVVVMLRLLPPTEHVLCFRLLDKDRAMEVFDLLGEDEQVRLLQAMTDSEAATTLAELDVDDQARLIGEAPAGVARRLLASMASTDRARVGVLLAYPEGSAGRMANPSYLAVRPYSLVNETLGLIRRSRLGPEDVTTVFVTTADRRYVGLVSVAELVQADPYAEVGPLARLAEVSVSTTEDAADAARLLQRRDLGALPVLDSEKRLVGALTFDDAMDALDDDTSEVMYRKAGMGDPAHAKELLRSERLTSGNILYPVRVRIAFLMVTLAGGLAVGGLIEQFEDVLAAVVAVAIFVPLIMDMGGNVGTQSTTIFARGLALGHIDPSRFGRQLFREVRVGLVMAVIIACVGGAAAYFWQGAPNDIPLLGVAVGLSLFTSVTLATFLGFALPWLMLKLGLDHAPGADPFITTIKDFTGLAVYFGLAGVLLGVG, encoded by the coding sequence GTGCCCTCACCCGAAGGGAACGACCCCGTGCACACCATGCTCACCGAACGCCTGCGCAAGCGCGAACTCACCCGGGCCAAGGAGGCCCTGGCCGACCTCACCGCGGACGAGGTCGTGGTCATGCTGCGCCTGCTGCCCCCCACCGAACACGTTCTCTGTTTCCGGCTCCTGGACAAGGACCGGGCCATGGAGGTCTTCGACCTGCTGGGAGAGGACGAGCAGGTCCGCCTGCTCCAGGCCATGACCGACTCCGAGGCCGCCACCACCCTGGCCGAACTGGACGTGGACGACCAGGCCCGCCTGATCGGAGAGGCCCCGGCCGGGGTCGCCAGGCGCCTGCTCGCCTCGATGGCCTCCACCGACCGGGCACGCGTGGGCGTGCTGCTGGCCTACCCCGAGGGCAGCGCGGGCCGGATGGCCAACCCCTCCTACCTGGCCGTGCGCCCGTACTCCCTGGTCAACGAAACCCTGGGGCTGATCCGCCGCTCGCGGCTGGGGCCCGAAGACGTCACCACCGTCTTCGTCACCACCGCGGACCGCCGCTACGTGGGGCTGGTCAGCGTGGCCGAACTGGTCCAGGCCGACCCCTACGCCGAGGTGGGTCCCCTGGCCCGCCTCGCCGAGGTGTCGGTGTCCACCACCGAGGACGCCGCGGACGCCGCCCGCCTGCTCCAGCGCCGGGACCTGGGCGCGCTGCCCGTCCTGGACTCAGAAAAGCGACTGGTCGGCGCGCTGACCTTCGACGACGCGATGGACGCCCTGGACGACGACACCTCCGAGGTGATGTACCGCAAGGCCGGGATGGGCGACCCCGCCCACGCCAAGGAACTGCTGCGCAGCGAACGCCTCACCAGCGGCAACATCCTCTACCCGGTGCGGGTACGGATCGCCTTCCTCATGGTCACCCTCGCAGGCGGCCTGGCCGTGGGCGGGCTGATCGAGCAGTTCGAGGACGTGCTCGCCGCCGTCGTGGCGGTGGCCATCTTCGTGCCGTTGATCATGGACATGGGCGGCAACGTCGGCACCCAGTCCACCACGATCTTCGCCCGCGGCCTGGCCCTGGGCCACATCGACCCCTCCCGCTTCGGACGCCAGCTCTTCCGCGAGGTACGCGTGGGTTTGGTGATGGCCGTGATCATCGCCTGCGTCGGAGGCGCCGCCGCCTACTTCTGGCAAGGGGCACCCAACGACATCCCCCTGCTCGGCGTGGCCGTTGGCCTCTCACTGTTCACCTCCGTCACCCTGGCCACGTTCCTGGGTTTCGCCCTACCGTGGCTGATGCTCAAGCTCGGACTGGACCACGCTCCCGGGGCTGACCCCTTCATCACCACGATCAAGGACTTCACCGGGCTGGCCGTCTACTTCGGACTCGCCGGAGTCCTGTTGGGAGTGGGATAA